The Mucilaginibacter sp. PAMB04168 genome contains the following window.
ATTGACGACCCGGTGCTGGTGAAGATACGCGACATGCTGAACAACCTGGATGTAAACACGCTTACGCCTGTGGAGGCCTTAATGAAACTGGATGAAATACAGCGCTTGATTAAAGGTTAACAGGGACGAGTTTTTCTTGTTCGGGTGTGTTAATCATCTGCTTCCGTAAATGATTTATTGTATGCTGATGTAAACGTTTTGTACTTTTATTATAATCAAACCAACAAGTATGATTTCGAGAGGGGAGTTAAAAGACGTTTATTTCAACAAAGAAAACATTGATACAAACGTATTCCCTTTTTCACTACCTTTTTTCAGGCATGCGGATAAGCTTACCATTCATCCTAAAATGACCTTTTTTGTCGGAGAAAACGGTACAGGTAAATCTACGCTTTTAGAAGCCATCGCTGTAGCCTCAGGTTTTAACCCCGAGGGCGGAACAGTCAATTTTAACTTCGGCACCAGACAGTCTCATTCGGCACTGCACAGGCATATCACTACATCCAGGGGTATACATCGTCATACAGACGGCTTTTTTTTGAGAAGTGAAAGCTTTTTTAATTTGGCTACGGAGATTGAAAATTTAGACATAGAGGACCCCGAATTAAAGAACTTGAATTTTCCGGAGCCTCCTAAAATTATGGACGCTTATGGTGGCGTCTCTTTGCATGAGCAATCTCATGGTGAGTCA
Protein-coding sequences here:
- a CDS encoding AAA family ATPase, whose translation is MISRGELKDVYFNKENIDTNVFPFSLPFFRHADKLTIHPKMTFFVGENGTGKSTLLEAIAVASGFNPEGGTVNFNFGTRQSHSALHRHITTSRGIHRHTDGFFLRSESFFNLATEIENLDIEDPELKNLNFPEPPKIMDAYGGVSLHEQSHGESFWSLFIKRFAGNGFYILDEPEAALSVTRQMAMLVRMHELIDDNSQFVIATHSPILLAYPGALIYEFSELGVQKVSFEQTQLYQSYASFFQDPSYIVKQLLNL